From Chloroflexota bacterium, a single genomic window includes:
- a CDS encoding pyridoxamine 5'-phosphate oxidase family protein produces MGVWLDQQEIADFLTNGHTLIVSTIDKDGYPHSTPVWYVYDGGHVYFRVRSATIKAKGLLRNPKVAVLVESGERWRDLKAVLIRGRAEPVTDTAFQVRFDALLDAKYANFREAREAMPTRTQQHYATGKTYFKVVPEKRIASWDNRKIRM; encoded by the coding sequence ATGGGCGTCTGGCTTGACCAGCAGGAGATCGCCGACTTCCTGACAAATGGGCATACGCTCATCGTCTCGACCATTGATAAGGACGGCTATCCGCACTCGACGCCCGTCTGGTACGTCTACGATGGCGGGCACGTCTATTTCCGCGTGCGCTCCGCCACCATCAAGGCAAAGGGCCTTTTGCGCAATCCCAAGGTCGCCGTCCTCGTGGAATCGGGCGAACGCTGGCGCGACCTGAAGGCCGTGCTGATCCGCGGCCGTGCCGAGCCGGTCACAGATACGGCCTTCCAGGTCCGCTTTGATGCGCTCTTGGACGCCAAGTACGCCAACTTCCGCGAGGCGCGGGAGGCGATGCCGACCCGGACACAACAGCACTATGCGACCGGCAAAACCTATTTCAAAGTCGTCCCGGAGAAGCGGATCGCCAGTTGGGATAACCGAAAGATACGGATGTGA
- a CDS encoding zinc ribbon domain-containing protein: MPIYEYYCSTCNDTFEKRQPMSAVAEAVTCNHGHKARKKLSVIAPVAKGDHGHDMPMGMPEGCCSPAEMAQACGGGACGMNMN, encoded by the coding sequence ATGCCGATCTACGAATACTACTGTTCAACCTGTAACGATACGTTCGAAAAGCGCCAGCCGATGAGCGCTGTGGCCGAGGCTGTGACCTGCAATCACGGTCATAAGGCGCGGAAAAAGCTCTCCGTCATCGCGCCGGTTGCCAAGGGCGATCACGGCCATGATATGCCGATGGGCATGCCCGAAGGCTGCTGCTCCCCCGCCGAGATGGCGCAAGCCTGCGGTGGCGGCGCATGCGGCATGAACATGAACTAA